A portion of the Anthonomus grandis grandis chromosome 7, icAntGran1.3, whole genome shotgun sequence genome contains these proteins:
- the LOC126738888 gene encoding loricrin-like → MKILTISTTLLLAIVSQTSSLPCGGCGGGGGYSGGGYSGGGGTHIAGGSLTATIVGPSEPGAVIQGPTSSAKVIGAGSGGGYSGGGYSGGGYSGGAYSGGGSQSATIVGPSEPGTVLQGPSSSANVIGPGGGHISGHDNGGRIVSPPKQGGVIQASVSPGYISTSGGSPGYSSGWQPSGGQESYSGGGGGCAGGCGYSNGQVAPGGRGSGAEGQWQPDYREKQFDDGLYRGEGSNQLGWGQPQGGSWGGASYSGGGHSAHGSGTCGVCGK, encoded by the exons acaatttCCACGACTCTCCTTCTTGCAATCGTATCCCAGACCAGCTCACTCCCTTGCGGTGGCTGCGGTGGAGGTGGTGGCTACTCGGGAGGAGGCTACTCCGGAGGTGGAGGCACTCACATAGCAGGAGGAAGCCTCACCGCCACCATCGTAGGCCCAAGTGAACCAGGGGCAGTCATCCAAGGACCAACATCTTCAGCTAAGGTGATCGGAGCTGGCTCGGGAGGCGGCTATTCCGGAGGCGGATATTCTGGAGGCGGATATTCTGGAGGTGCATACTCGGGAGGCGGAAGCCAAAGTGCGACCATAGTAGGCCCAAGTGAACCTGGAACAGTGCTTCAAGGACCCAGCTCTTCGGCTAACGTTATTGGACCTGGTGGTGGGCATATTAGCGGTCACGACAATGGGGGGAGGATTGTGTCACCACCCAAACAAG gaggAGTAATTCAAGCGTCTGTCTCACCTGGATACATTTCTACGTCAGGTGGTAGCCCAGGATATTCTTCCGGGTGGCAACCCAGTGGTGGTCAAGAAAGTTACTCTGGAGGCGGAGGTGGGTGTGCTGGAGGTTGTGGTTATAGTAATGGACAAGTTGCTCCGG GTGGAAGAGGTTCGGGAGCAGAAGGTCAATGGCAACCCGACTACAGGGAAAAACAGTTCGATGATGGCTTATACAG aggTGAAGGTTCAAACCAATTAGGATGGGGTCAGCCTCAAGGAGGTAGCTGGGGAGGTGCGTCATATTCTGGAGGAGGACACAGCGCGCATGGAAGTGGAACCTGTGGAGTATGTGGGAAGTGA